One window of Flavobacterium ammonificans genomic DNA carries:
- the secDF gene encoding protein translocase subunit SecDF translates to MQNKGLIKFFAILFALVSIYQLSFTFIANSVASDAKAFAGGNPEKELKYLDSIGKEKVLNLGFSDFTYNEVKDKQINKGLDLEGGINVILQVSVKDILKGLSNYSKNPVFNKSLDDATANQKGNQTYIDAFFEAFEANSNGTVKLASPDIFANRNLQGEGGVDFQMTDAQVKKVIKRKVDESVESAFGVLRKRIDKFGVTQPNIQKLGESGRILVELPGAKDVDRIKKLLQSTAQLEFWETYKIEEIGNFLMAANESLKKTEINKTAPQKVVKDSLSALLADTKDADATKKGNNPLLDKIIAQGGGPVLGLFAPKDTATVGEYLRRADIRILLAGDQRYAKFVWGKPTKIKDAKSKEIDAVELYALKGNRDNIAAMSGGVVTDASDTFDQLGKPAVSMQMNGKGAKAWEELTGRAYTQKSNIAIVLDNVVYSAPGVSSGPIAGGRSEISGDFDVTETKDLANVLKAGKLPASADIIQSEVVGPSLGQAAIDAGTTSSIVGFLLVCFWMVFYYGRAGWYANLALFLNLLFLFGIMASFGFVLTLPGIAGIVLTLGTAVDANIIIYERAKEELREGKSLTDTVIASYGWKGAMRSIIDANVTHILTGAILFIFGTGLIKGFALTLLIGIVTSLFTSIFIARIFIDRNVSTVNNLTFSTSITKNWFTNFNFDYIRIKKVTYVISSIVVIVSLISIFFVNGLDQGTDFVGGRTFQVKFEKPIDASVVAEELSKEFGTTVEAKIFGSDNQLKLTTKYKITEEGLDVDKEVNEKLYAGLKKYYNGITYDQFINSYDGKKVGVLQASKVGASISEDIKTNSYWAVIGAMAVIFLYLMISFRKWQYSLGAIAAVAHDVIFVLGIYSLCYKFMPFHMEMDQHFIAAILTVIGYSMNDTVIVFDRIREFILGKRKGTFEEIVNASINTTLSRTLNTSLLMIIVLLTMFIFGGESIRGFIFAMLIGIFVGTYSSLFIATPVLVDTISREEKNQIEKNHKGA, encoded by the coding sequence ATGCAGAATAAAGGCCTCATTAAATTTTTCGCAATTCTATTTGCATTGGTAAGTATTTACCAACTTTCTTTCACTTTCATAGCTAACTCAGTAGCTAGCGATGCTAAAGCTTTTGCAGGTGGAAATCCTGAAAAAGAGTTAAAATATTTGGATTCGATTGGTAAAGAAAAAGTATTAAATCTTGGATTTTCTGATTTTACTTATAACGAAGTAAAAGATAAGCAAATCAATAAAGGTCTTGACTTAGAAGGAGGAATCAACGTGATTCTTCAAGTTTCTGTTAAAGACATTTTGAAAGGTTTATCTAATTATTCTAAAAACCCAGTTTTCAATAAATCGTTAGATGATGCTACGGCTAATCAAAAAGGGAACCAAACCTATATTGATGCTTTTTTTGAAGCTTTTGAAGCTAACTCAAATGGAACCGTAAAATTAGCTTCTCCTGATATTTTTGCTAACAGAAATTTACAAGGTGAAGGTGGAGTAGATTTCCAAATGACGGATGCTCAAGTAAAAAAGGTAATCAAAAGAAAAGTTGATGAATCTGTTGAAAGTGCTTTTGGAGTATTAAGAAAACGTATAGACAAATTCGGAGTAACACAACCTAATATTCAAAAGTTAGGAGAGTCTGGAAGAATCTTAGTTGAATTGCCAGGTGCTAAAGATGTTGATAGAATTAAAAAATTATTACAAAGTACTGCTCAATTAGAGTTTTGGGAAACCTATAAAATTGAAGAAATTGGAAACTTTTTAATGGCTGCAAATGAGTCATTGAAGAAAACCGAAATCAACAAAACGGCTCCTCAAAAAGTGGTTAAGGATTCATTAAGTGCTTTATTGGCTGATACTAAAGATGCTGATGCTACTAAAAAAGGAAACAATCCTTTATTAGATAAAATTATTGCACAAGGTGGTGGACCAGTTTTAGGATTATTTGCTCCAAAAGATACCGCTACTGTTGGTGAGTATTTAAGAAGAGCTGATATTAGAATTTTATTAGCAGGTGACCAACGTTATGCTAAATTTGTTTGGGGAAAACCAACTAAAATTAAAGATGCAAAATCAAAAGAAATCGATGCGGTTGAATTGTATGCTCTAAAAGGAAATAGAGATAACATTGCTGCAATGAGTGGTGGTGTAGTAACTGATGCAAGTGATACTTTTGACCAACTTGGAAAACCAGCTGTTTCTATGCAAATGAATGGTAAAGGAGCAAAAGCTTGGGAAGAATTAACAGGTAGAGCTTACACTCAAAAAAGCAATATTGCTATTGTTTTGGATAACGTTGTATATTCTGCTCCAGGAGTTTCTAGCGGACCAATTGCTGGTGGAAGATCAGAAATCTCTGGTGATTTTGATGTTACTGAAACAAAAGATTTAGCTAATGTTTTAAAAGCAGGTAAATTACCAGCTTCTGCAGACATCATTCAATCTGAAGTGGTTGGACCATCTTTAGGACAAGCAGCTATTGATGCGGGTACAACATCCTCTATTGTTGGATTTTTATTAGTTTGCTTTTGGATGGTGTTTTATTACGGTAGAGCAGGTTGGTATGCTAATTTAGCTTTGTTCTTAAACTTGTTATTCTTATTCGGAATTATGGCTAGTTTTGGTTTTGTTTTGACCTTGCCAGGTATTGCGGGTATTGTTTTAACATTAGGTACTGCGGTTGATGCAAACATCATCATTTACGAAAGAGCCAAAGAAGAATTGCGAGAAGGAAAATCATTAACGGATACAGTAATTGCTTCTTATGGATGGAAAGGTGCTATGAGATCAATCATTGATGCTAACGTTACTCACATTTTAACTGGAGCGATCTTATTTATTTTTGGAACAGGATTGATTAAAGGTTTTGCCTTAACTTTATTAATTGGTATTGTAACTTCATTATTTACTTCGATTTTTATTGCTAGAATTTTCATCGACAGAAATGTGAGTACTGTAAATAACTTAACATTTTCAACGTCTATCACAAAAAATTGGTTCACCAATTTTAACTTTGACTACATACGTATTAAGAAAGTAACTTATGTTATTTCATCTATCGTTGTTATTGTAAGTTTAATTTCAATTTTCTTTGTGAATGGATTGGATCAAGGAACTGATTTTGTTGGAGGTAGAACATTCCAAGTTAAATTTGAAAAACCAATTGATGCTTCAGTAGTAGCAGAAGAATTATCAAAAGAGTTTGGAACAACAGTTGAGGCTAAGATTTTCGGATCTGATAATCAATTGAAATTGACTACCAAATATAAAATTACTGAAGAAGGTCTTGATGTAGATAAAGAAGTAAACGAGAAATTGTATGCTGGATTGAAAAAATACTATAATGGTATTACTTACGATCAATTCATTAATTCATACGATGGAAAAAAAGTAGGAGTTTTACAAGCTTCTAAGGTAGGTGCTTCTATTTCTGAAGATATCAAAACAAATTCGTATTGGGCTGTAATTGGTGCAATGGCAGTTATATTCTTGTACTTAATGATCTCTTTCCGTAAGTGGCAGTATTCATTAGGAGCAATTGCTGCAGTAGCGCACGACGTAATTTTTGTTTTAGGAATTTACTCTTTATGTTATAAGTTTATGCCTTTCCATATGGAAATGGACCAACATTTTATTGCAGCTATTCTTACTGTAATTGGGTACTCTATGAATGATACTGTAATTGTATTTGATAGAATTAGAGAGTTTATTTTAGGTAAACGTAAAGGTACTTTTGAAGAAATCGTAAATGCTTCTATTAACACTACTTTATCTAGAACATTAAATACTTCATTATTAATGATTATTGTATTATTGACGATGTTCATATTTGGAGGAGAATCAATTAGAGGATTTATCTTTGCGATGTTAATAGGTATTTTTGTTGGAACTTATTCTTCACTATTTATTGCAACTCCTGTTTTAGTTGATACAATTTCTAGAGAAGAGAAAAACCAAATTGAAAAAAATCATAAAGGAGCATAA
- the mdh gene encoding malate dehydrogenase yields MKVTIVGAGNVGATCADVISYRGIASEVVLLDIKEGFAEGKAMDIMQCATNTGFNTKVTGVTNDYSKTANSDVVVITSGIPRKPGMTREELIGINAGIVKTVAENVLVHSPNTIVVVVSNPMDTMTYLALKSTGLPKNRIIGMGGALDSSRFRYYLSQALDKPSNDVSAMVIGGHGDTTMIPLTRLASYNGIPVSEFLSQEELDKVAASTMVGGATLTGLLGTSAWYAPGASVAYLVDSILNDQKKMIACSVFLEGEYGQNDICIGVPCIIGKNGVEEILDITLNDSEKALFAKSADAVRNMNADLKSVLA; encoded by the coding sequence ATGAAAGTTACAATTGTAGGAGCAGGAAATGTAGGAGCAACCTGTGCTGACGTAATCTCGTATAGAGGTATTGCAAGTGAAGTAGTATTATTAGATATTAAAGAAGGTTTTGCTGAAGGTAAGGCTATGGATATTATGCAATGTGCTACTAATACAGGATTTAATACTAAAGTAACCGGAGTAACAAATGATTACTCTAAAACTGCAAATAGCGACGTTGTTGTTATTACTTCTGGAATTCCAAGAAAACCAGGGATGACTCGTGAAGAATTAATAGGTATTAATGCAGGAATTGTAAAAACAGTTGCTGAAAATGTATTGGTTCATTCTCCAAATACAATTGTAGTGGTAGTTTCTAATCCTATGGATACAATGACTTATTTAGCATTGAAATCAACTGGTTTGCCAAAAAACAGAATAATCGGTATGGGAGGCGCTTTAGATAGCTCTCGTTTTAGATATTATTTATCTCAAGCTTTAGACAAACCATCAAACGATGTTTCGGCAATGGTTATTGGTGGTCACGGTGATACTACTATGATTCCGTTGACTCGTTTAGCTTCTTATAACGGTATTCCAGTTTCTGAATTTCTTTCTCAAGAAGAATTAGATAAAGTGGCTGCATCTACTATGGTAGGAGGTGCTACTTTGACTGGTCTTTTGGGAACTTCAGCTTGGTATGCTCCAGGTGCTTCAGTGGCTTATTTAGTAGATAGTATTTTGAATGATCAAAAGAAAATGATCGCTTGTTCTGTTTTCTTAGAAGGGGAATATGGACAAAATGATATTTGTATTGGAGTTCCTTGTATTATCGGTAAAAATGGTGTGGAAGAAATTTTAGACATCACTTTAAATGATTCAGAGAAAGCTTTATTTGCTAAAAGTGCAGATGCAGTAAGAAATATGAATGCTGATTTAAAATCAGTTTTAGCATAA
- the gyrB gene encoding DNA topoisomerase (ATP-hydrolyzing) subunit B, translated as MSEEINKNNYSADSIQALEGMEHVRMRPSMYIGDVGVRGLHHLVYEVVDNSIDEAMGGHCDTISVAINEDGSISVEDNGRGIPVGIHKKEGVSALEVVMTKIGAGGKFDKDSYKVSGGLHGVGVSCVNALSSHLRATVHSSDGKIYEQEYERGKALYPVKQIGETTKRGTIVTFYPDPTIFTQTTEYSYETLSARMRELSFLNKGIKITFTDKREVDKDGNFLSEVFHSTEGLKEYIRYLDGNREPIIAHVISMDHEKGEIPVEVALIYNTSYSENIFSYVNNINTHEGGTHLQGFRSGLTRTLKKYADASGMLDKLKFEIAGDDFREGLTAIISVKVSEPQFEGQTKTKLGNREVVSPVSQAVGEMLENYLEENPNDARIIIQKVILAAQARHAAKKAREMVQRKTVMGGGGLPGKLSDCSEQDPEKCEVYLVEGDSAGGTAKQGRDRNFQAILPLRGKILNVEKAMHHKVFESEEIRNIFTALGVTVGTAEDSKALNIEKLRYHKVIIMCDADVDGSHIATLILTFFFRFMRELIERGHVYIAAPPLYLVKKGNKKEYAWTEDQRDLANERMGGSAAIQRYKGLGEMNAEQLWETTMDPSFRTLRQVTIDNMVEADRVFSMLMGDEVPPRREFIEKNAVYAKIDA; from the coding sequence ATGAGTGAGGAAATTAACAAGAATAATTATTCAGCGGATAGTATTCAGGCATTAGAAGGAATGGAGCACGTAAGAATGCGTCCTTCAATGTATATTGGAGATGTAGGAGTGCGAGGGTTGCATCATTTAGTGTATGAAGTAGTAGATAACTCTATTGATGAAGCAATGGGAGGTCATTGTGATACCATTAGTGTTGCTATCAATGAAGATGGATCGATTTCTGTTGAAGATAATGGTCGAGGTATTCCGGTAGGAATTCATAAAAAAGAAGGTGTTTCCGCTTTAGAGGTTGTAATGACTAAAATTGGAGCTGGAGGAAAATTTGATAAAGATTCGTATAAAGTTTCTGGAGGTTTACACGGTGTTGGTGTTTCTTGTGTGAATGCTTTGTCATCTCATTTAAGAGCAACGGTTCATAGTAGTGATGGAAAAATCTACGAGCAAGAATACGAACGTGGTAAAGCGTTATATCCAGTAAAACAAATTGGAGAAACTACTAAAAGAGGAACAATTGTTACTTTTTATCCAGACCCAACTATTTTTACTCAAACTACAGAGTATTCGTATGAGACATTGTCTGCGCGTATGCGTGAATTGTCTTTCTTGAATAAAGGAATAAAAATCACTTTTACAGATAAAAGAGAAGTAGATAAAGACGGAAACTTCCTTTCAGAAGTGTTCCATTCTACTGAAGGATTGAAAGAATATATTCGTTATTTAGATGGGAACCGTGAGCCAATTATTGCGCACGTAATTTCTATGGATCACGAAAAAGGTGAAATTCCTGTTGAGGTAGCCTTGATTTACAATACAAGTTATTCTGAGAATATCTTTTCATATGTAAATAACATTAATACACACGAGGGAGGAACTCATTTACAAGGTTTTAGAAGTGGTTTGACAAGAACGCTTAAGAAATATGCCGATGCTTCTGGGATGTTGGATAAATTAAAATTCGAAATTGCTGGTGATGACTTCCGTGAGGGACTTACCGCTATTATTTCGGTTAAAGTATCAGAGCCTCAGTTCGAAGGACAAACCAAAACTAAGTTAGGGAATAGAGAGGTAGTTTCTCCGGTGAGTCAAGCTGTTGGAGAAATGTTAGAGAATTATTTGGAAGAAAATCCAAATGATGCTCGTATCATTATTCAGAAAGTAATTTTGGCTGCCCAAGCCCGTCACGCTGCTAAAAAAGCACGTGAGATGGTACAACGTAAAACCGTTATGGGTGGCGGCGGATTGCCAGGAAAATTATCAGATTGTTCTGAACAAGATCCAGAAAAATGTGAAGTATACCTTGTCGAGGGAGATTCGGCAGGTGGAACTGCAAAACAGGGTCGTGACCGAAATTTTCAAGCGATTTTGCCTTTACGTGGTAAGATTTTGAACGTGGAAAAAGCAATGCACCACAAAGTTTTTGAAAGCGAAGAGATTCGAAATATCTTCACGGCTCTTGGGGTAACTGTTGGTACAGCGGAAGATAGTAAAGCATTGAATATTGAAAAATTACGTTACCACAAAGTGATTATTATGTGTGATGCCGATGTCGATGGAAGTCACATTGCTACCTTAATATTAACGTTCTTTTTCCGTTTCATGAGAGAATTGATTGAAAGAGGTCACGTATATATTGCTGCGCCTCCTTTGTACTTGGTGAAGAAAGGAAACAAAAAAGAGTATGCTTGGACAGAAGATCAACGTGATTTAGCTAACGAAAGAATGGGAGGTAGTGCTGCTATTCAACGTTATAAAGGTCTTGGAGAGATGAATGCAGAGCAATTGTGGGAAACTACAATGGATCCGAGTTTTAGAACTTTACGTCAAGTTACCATTGACAATATGGTGGAAGCCGATAGAGTTTTCTCTATGTTGATGGGAGATGAGGTACCGCCAAGAAGAGAATTTATTGAGAAAAATGCGGTGTACGCTAAAATTGATGCGTAA
- the asnB gene encoding asparagine synthase B: MCGILAIIGKGKDEQLVRELSKRMTHRGPDESDIHITENGHILSHERLSIIDLHSGRQPIQGTSTAWMVHNGEVYNHQALRDGVLKGHTFRTKSDSEVIVHLYEEFGYDFCQMLDGDWAFVVVDGDDFIAGRDPMGVKPLYYGLDDRGRIYFASEMKPIADQCKTFSTFPPGHYYTPNTGFVKYYQPVYEDYTKADQDLDLELIRETLTEATRKRLMSDVPIGVLLSGGLDSSLTSSIASRLLKESGKKLHSFSIGLDADAPDAKAAKKVAEFLGTEHHEVHFTIEQGIEILDKLIWHLETYDVTSIRASTPMYFLSKAITDMGIKVVLSGEGADEIFGGYLYFRNAPTVEDFQKETIERVQKLFTADLLRADKSTMAHGLEARVPFLDKAFLDMAVRIKPEEKMPKTYDGKEKYILRKAFDTPDNPYLPDEVLWRQKEQFSDGVGYNWIDQLIEYCSSQVTDEQLAGAEAEFPYNTPTTKEAYFYRSIFHKYYPQVSAAQTVRKWIPKWQENQDPSGRANAAHVQADVAIAL, from the coding sequence ATGTGCGGAATATTAGCCATCATAGGAAAAGGAAAAGATGAACAATTAGTGAGAGAACTTTCAAAAAGAATGACCCATCGTGGTCCAGATGAAAGTGATATTCATATAACAGAGAATGGACATATTTTAAGTCACGAGCGTTTGTCAATTATTGACTTGCATTCAGGGCGCCAACCGATTCAAGGAACTTCAACCGCTTGGATGGTACATAATGGAGAAGTGTACAATCACCAAGCATTGCGTGACGGAGTTTTGAAAGGACATACTTTCAGAACTAAATCCGATTCAGAGGTAATTGTGCATTTGTACGAAGAATTTGGTTATGATTTTTGTCAAATGTTGGACGGAGATTGGGCATTTGTTGTAGTTGACGGAGATGATTTTATTGCAGGTAGAGATCCAATGGGAGTTAAGCCATTGTATTACGGTTTAGACGACAGGGGAAGAATCTATTTTGCTTCTGAAATGAAACCTATTGCTGACCAATGTAAAACATTTTCGACTTTTCCTCCAGGGCATTATTACACTCCAAATACTGGTTTTGTAAAGTACTACCAACCTGTTTATGAAGATTACACTAAAGCAGATCAAGATTTAGATTTGGAATTGATTAGAGAAACCTTGACTGAGGCTACTCGTAAACGTTTGATGAGTGATGTGCCAATTGGGGTGTTGCTTTCAGGAGGTTTAGATTCGTCTTTGACGTCTTCAATTGCGTCACGATTATTGAAAGAAAGTGGTAAAAAATTACATTCCTTCTCAATTGGTTTGGATGCAGATGCGCCAGATGCTAAAGCTGCTAAAAAAGTAGCAGAGTTTTTAGGAACAGAACACCACGAAGTACACTTTACGATTGAGCAAGGTATCGAAATCTTAGATAAATTGATTTGGCATTTGGAAACCTATGATGTGACTTCTATTCGTGCGAGTACGCCTATGTATTTCTTGTCTAAAGCCATTACCGATATGGGAATTAAAGTGGTGCTTTCAGGAGAAGGTGCTGATGAGATTTTTGGAGGGTATTTGTATTTTAGAAATGCGCCAACGGTGGAAGATTTCCAAAAAGAAACCATTGAAAGAGTGCAGAAATTATTCACTGCCGACTTGTTAAGAGCAGATAAATCAACTATGGCTCACGGTTTAGAGGCGAGAGTTCCGTTCTTAGACAAAGCATTCTTAGATATGGCTGTTCGTATCAAACCGGAAGAAAAAATGCCGAAAACGTATGATGGAAAAGAAAAATACATTTTAAGAAAAGCATTTGATACTCCAGACAATCCGTATTTGCCAGATGAGGTATTGTGGAGACAGAAAGAGCAGTTCTCGGATGGTGTTGGGTACAACTGGATTGATCAATTGATTGAGTATTGCTCTTCTCAAGTAACTGACGAGCAATTAGCTGGAGCTGAAGCTGAGTTTCCTTATAACACGCCTACGACAAAAGAAGCCTATTTCTACAGATCCATTTTTCATAAATACTATCCACAAGTAAGCGCAGCACAAACCGTTAGAAAATGGATTCCAAAATGGCAAGAAAATCAAGATCCGAGTGGTAGAGCCAATGCAGCCCATGTTCAAGCAGATGTTGCAATAGCATTGTAA